A genome region from Populus alba chromosome 5, ASM523922v2, whole genome shotgun sequence includes the following:
- the LOC118051347 gene encoding uncharacterized protein, translating to MKNCHEPRAQKVNILSSSSSSLPSLNSSDSEDLERMPLAPLILKNKKLLSKQLSMCETRRDRAWERRRRQILMQERRRSGLLESDDLTDEDLHELKGCIELGFGFKEEEGHQLTNTLPALDLYFAVNRQLSPSPVSTPQSGDLSSSSSSEMGTRSSSFGSPMSDPDWKICSPGDDPKQVKTKLRHWAQAVACSVMQSY from the exons ATGAAGAACTGTCATGAGCCTAGGGCTCAGAAGGTGAATATTTTATCGTCTTCTTCGTCTTCATTGCCATCATTGAACTCCTCAGACTCTGAAGATTTGGAGCGCATGCCATTGGCACCGCttatattgaaaaacaagaaactATTGTCCAAGCAACTCTCAATGTGCGAGACTCGACGTGACAGAGCGTGGGAGAGACGCCGCCGCCAAATACTAATGCAAGAGAGGAGAAGGAGCGGGCTGCTAGAATCTGATGACTTGACAGATGAAGACTTGCATGAGCTCAAAGGGTGTATAGAGCTTGGATTTGGATTTAAAGAGGAAGAGGGACATCAATTGACCAATACATTGCCAGCATTGGATCTCTATTTTGCAGTTAACCGGCAACTTTCGCCAAGTCCGGTGTCCACGCCGCAAAGTGGCGACttatcttcttcatcatcttcagaAATGGGCACACGTTCATCTTCATTTGGGAGCCCCATGAGTGATCCAGACTGGAAAATATGCAGCCCAG GTGATGATCCAAAGCAGGTTAAGACCAAGTTAAGGCACTGGGCACAAGCTGTAGCTTGTTCAGTCATGCAGTCTTATTGA